From Nicotiana tabacum cultivar K326 chromosome 15, ASM71507v2, whole genome shotgun sequence, the proteins below share one genomic window:
- the LOC107768307 gene encoding aspartic proteinase CDR1-like, with amino-acid sequence MKMNTKASTLFSTFTFLAFFHLSLVSCRKIISNPSGNGFTLDLIHRDSPLSPFYNPSITHSNRLRNAFLRSFSRESFFKKSSFASANDTIQSDIIPIPGEYLMKISIGTPPVEIIAIADTGSDLTWTQCKPCTSCFKQTAPIFDSKQSSTYKTIGCNAEECASLETSSCVRGNICEYQMSYGDQSQTIGDLAFDKFTFPSTSGNNVSIPNVVFGCGHDNSGTFNNYTSGIIGLGGGEVSIVNQLDKQIKGKFSYCLIPIPLQSSISNATSHINFGNSATVYGPNVVSTPLIKKEPSTFYYLNLEGISVGNKRVEFKSSKIASSNAFGGDEGNIIIDSGTTLTFLPNDFYLNLESILLESINATRIDDPSGTFGICYESKDGTIDAPKIVAHFTDADLVLAPSSTFAEVEEGLVCLTLVPAEQIAIFGNLAHANFLIGYDLVANKVSFKPTDCTKY; translated from the coding sequence ATGAAGATGAATACTAAAGCTAGTACTCTCTTTTCTACATTTACTTTTTTAGCTTTTTTTCACCTTTCTTTAGTTTCTTGTCGCAAAATAATAAGCAATCCTAGTGGAAATGGCTTCACTCTTGATCTTATCCATCGCGATTCTCCTCTTTCGCCTTTCTACAACCCATCAATTACACATTCAAACCGCCTACGAAACGCCTTCCTTCGATCATTTTCACGGGAATCTTTCTTCAAGAAAAGTTCCTTTGCTAGTGCTAATGACACAATCCAATCGGATATTATTCCAATCCCAGGGGAATATCTTATGAAAATTTCTATTGGAACCCCACCAGTTGAAATTATAGCCATAGCTGATACTGGTAGTGATTTAACATGGACACAATGTAAGCCTTGCACTAGTTGTTTCAAACAAACAGCCCCTATTTTTGATTCCAAACAAAGCTCTACTTATAAAACCATAGGGTGTAACGCTGAAGAATGTGCATCACTAGAAACTTCTTCTTGTGTGAGAGGAAATATTTGTGAATATCAAATGAGTTATGGTGACCAATCACAAACTATTGGTGATCTTGCTTTTGACAAATTCACATTTCCTTCTACTTCTGGAAATAATGTTTCTATTCCTAATGTTGTGTTTGGTTGTGGTCATGACAATAGTGGCACATTCAATAACTATACTTCTGGTATTATTGGCTTAGGTGGTGGTGAAGTCTCAATTGTCAACCAATTGGATAAACAAATCAAAGGGAAATTCTCTTATTGTTTAATCCCAATTCCATTACAATCATCTATTTCCAATGCTACAAGTCATATCAACTTTGGCAATAGTGCCACTGTGTATGGTCCTAATGTCGTTTCAACTCCCTTGATAAAAAAGGAACCGTCCACGTTCTACTATCTAAATTTGGAAGGAATTAGCGTTGGGAATAAGAGGGTAGAATTCAAATCTTCTAAAATTGCTTCTTCTAATGCTTTTGGTGGTGATGAAGGTAACATTATAATTGATTCTGGTACGACGTTGACTTTTTTGCCTAATGACTTTTACTTGAATTTGGAGTCGATATTGTTGGAATCGATCAATGCAACTAGAATTGATGATCCTTCGGGCACTTTTGGTATCTGTTACGAGTCTAAGGATGGTACTATTGATGCTCCCAAAATTGTCGCGCATTTTACTGATGCTGATTTAGTGTTGGCGCCTTCGAGCACGTTTGCAGAAGTGGAGGAAGGTTTGGTTTGTCTTACATTAGTGCCAGCAGAACAAATTGCTATTTTTGGAAACTTGGCACATGCGAATTTCCTAATTGGATATGATCTTGTTGCTAACAAAGTCTCTTTCAAGCCTACTGATTGCACTAAGTACTAA